DNA sequence from the Oceanibaculum indicum P24 genome:
GCTTCCTCGATATGCGGGCGATCTCCTGGGACTCGCCGGCGGCCCTGCTGGAGAAGCTGATCGCCTATGAGGCGGTGCATGAAATCCGCTCCTGGGCCGATCTGCGCAACCGGCTGGACCGCGACCGGCGCTGCTACGGCTTCTTCCATCCGCGCATGCCGGACGAACCGCTGATCTTCGTCGAGGTGGCGCTGGTGAAAGGGCTGGCGGGATCGGTCCAGGCGCTGCTGGACGAAAGCGCGCCGGTGGCCGACCCGAAAGACGCGGACACCGCGATCTTCTATTCGATCTCCAACACCCAGAACGGCCTGCGCGGTATTAGCTTCGGCAGCTTTCTCATCAAGCGCGTGGTTGATGCGCTGGCCGCCGATCTGCCGCAGCTGAAGATCTTCTCCACCTTGTCGCCGATCCCCGGTTTCCGGCGCTGGCTGGACGGCGCGCTGGCCGCCGATCCGGAGCTGTTGCCCGATGCCGAGCGCGCGGCCATCGCCGAGCGGAATGCGGATTTTGCCGATCCGTCGGTCCTGGCGCAGCTGCTGGCCGAGCCCGGCTGGCAACAGGACAAGGCGCTGGCAGAAGCGCTGCACGAGCCGCTTGAGCGGCTGTGCGCCCGCTATCTCACCATCCAGCCCAAGGGAAGGCTGCTCGATCCGGTGGCGCGCTTCCATCTCGGCAATGGCGCGCGGATCGAACGGCTGAACTGGCTGGGTGACGTGTCCGCCAAGGGACTGAAGGAATCCGCCGGGCTGATGGTGAACTATCTCTACCGGCGCGAGGATATCGAGGAGAATCACGAGGCCTATGCGCGAGACGGCACGGTTGCCGTCTCGGCCGACATCGCCGATCTGCTGGCGCCGTGGCGGGGCGACAAGAAATCCGCTCCCAAACTGCGCGTGCGCGGCAGCCGGAATCCGCTGCGCCGTATCGCCGGCTAACCGGCCTTTTACATCATCGTGTAAAGGCTTTCCGGGCGGATTGCCTCGTCCAGCCGGAAACGGTGGTTGGCCGGCGGATGCGCGCGCTGGCCGCATTCCATGCGCGGGCAGATGCGGCAGCCAACACCGATCGGCACCACATGCGCGCTGTTGGCAAGGTCGAAGCCATCGGCATAGATCATCTCGCGCGCATGGATCATCGCGCAGCCGATGCCGATGGCGAAATGCCGGCGCGGGGCGTTGTGACGGTAGTCGCCCTTGGTGATGGTGCGGGCGATGCAGAAATAGCGCTCGCCGCTTGGCATCTCGGATATCTGGATATTGATGCGTTCCGGCTGCAGGAAGGCGGCATAGACGTTCCAGCGCGGGCACGCACCGGAATGGCGCGGAATCTGGATACCCGACAGCGAGAAGCGCTTGGAGATGTTTCCGGCGATATCGGTGCGCACAAGGTGCATCGGGATGCCCTGCAGGCCCGGCCGCTGCAGGCTGGTCAGCCGGTGGCACACCTGCTCGAAGCTGGCGCCGAAGCGGCGTGCCAGACGCTCGATGTCGTAACGGTAGTCGCGTGCCATCCGGTAGAACGGCTCATAGGGCATGATGAGGGCGGCGGCGAAATAGGCGGCCAGCGCGTTGCGCGCGAGGTCAGGCGCGTCGCCTTCCGGCAGGCTGGCCTCGGCGACGATGGCGTCGATCTCGCGCACCGCCGCCAGCAGGCCCAGTTGGTGCGCCGCCGCGAAGATCGCCGATTCCGGCGGCAATATGTCGGAGACCAAAAGCCGGCCACTGGTGGGCTCCAGCTTGCGGGCAATGCCGGAGGGCAGCGAGGAAAGGCGCCAGTCGATACCGAACACATTGGCAAGGTAGCTCTTCAGCCCGCCCTCGAAATCCTCGGCGGCATGGTCGATATCGGCGCGCACCCGCTCCGCCGCCGCCTCCAGCGCCGGGAAGTAATTGGCATTCTCCTG
Encoded proteins:
- a CDS encoding malonyl-CoA decarboxylase; amino-acid sequence: MLDRALTNLKSAWREIAGGKEQEPHALDDGAVQKLRARIAECIEARGGEVSARARAAGIGQLYLGLNREGRERFLTVLAGEFDVEDAALDAALAACREAPDRAARLAAEERLRSVLVAPRVKLLTQFNALPQGVKFLVDMRADLLRMDLKQPHLASLDRDMKDLLTAWFDVGFLDMRAISWDSPAALLEKLIAYEAVHEIRSWADLRNRLDRDRRCYGFFHPRMPDEPLIFVEVALVKGLAGSVQALLDESAPVADPKDADTAIFYSISNTQNGLRGISFGSFLIKRVVDALAADLPQLKIFSTLSPIPGFRRWLDGALAADPELLPDAERAAIAERNADFADPSVLAQLLAEPGWQQDKALAEALHEPLERLCARYLTIQPKGRLLDPVARFHLGNGARIERLNWLGDVSAKGLKESAGLMVNYLYRREDIEENHEAYARDGTVAVSADIADLLAPWRGDKKSAPKLRVRGSRNPLRRIAG
- a CDS encoding helix-turn-helix domain-containing protein, whose protein sequence is MTAKSDPQIGSRIRKLRLQRRLSQTDLASALGISISYLNLIEHNRRKITVPLLFKLAGYFGVEPGDLVDGDEARIVGDLMEMFGEDLFAESDLTNHDIRDFAHSNPAVARAILHLYDRYRALESHRQAEPDIPSEEGPPFHLATDRISDFIQENANYFPALEAAAERVRADIDHAAEDFEGGLKSYLANVFGIDWRLSSLPSGIARKLEPTSGRLLVSDILPPESAIFAAAHQLGLLAAVREIDAIVAEASLPEGDAPDLARNALAAYFAAALIMPYEPFYRMARDYRYDIERLARRFGASFEQVCHRLTSLQRPGLQGIPMHLVRTDIAGNISKRFSLSGIQIPRHSGACPRWNVYAAFLQPERINIQISEMPSGERYFCIARTITKGDYRHNAPRRHFAIGIGCAMIHAREMIYADGFDLANSAHVVPIGVGCRICPRMECGQRAHPPANHRFRLDEAIRPESLYTMM